Below is a window of Musa acuminata AAA Group cultivar baxijiao chromosome BXJ3-11, Cavendish_Baxijiao_AAA, whole genome shotgun sequence DNA.
GAATTATCCCGAGACACAAAGGCAAAAGGACCACCGAAAGAATCAACCAAGTCACATACCGATCAACGGGGTGGCCTCTTGGTGGCTTTGGCCAAGCAGGGAAGCCTTTAGACGTATTCTCATGGCCAATCGTCGGTTTTGTTCTCTTCCTCAACACAGGTTTAGAAAGTTCATAGGCATCTGAAGAGTCCGGTGGTGTTCTATCTGCATGTGAAAAAGCAAACATGTTCACAGAATCACCAAAATGAGAACAGACGAGATTAGGTGTTCCCTCTTCCTTACCATGAACTAATAACTTGTCAAGTTTGTCCAGAAGAGTGGACCCGAGAATCTTCCTAACTTCAGCCGTGACGTTAATTGCATGCACAACTGCCTGCAGAAAATGGTCTGTGGTCTGTAAGTGATTCCAGAAAAGAAAAACATCAGCATACTTTTATTTGTTTATGAGTAATGATTAAAGATAATTCATCACCTTCATAATTGCCACCATGTGTTTGTGGCTTTCACAACTGCTTGATTTATGTTTCGTACTGAAAAGTAACTTAACTTTGCATCCGCGTCGCAAACGGATTCCTCTTGCTGCTGTACCCATTTTTGCAGATTTGTTTGCAATTGGAGGGTGGTGTACTTGCCGAGTGCCAATATTGGTACCTCTCCCCATGTTGTGCATTTTATATTTCACCAAAGCCGATTCTTTTCTGCTATCAGAACATAATACCTGCAATTCCTTTAATGTTGCCTCCCTGTTTTTGTGATCGCATTTACTGATGTTAAATTCACCATCAAAACTAGGCAAAGGCATGTTTGCGACTGGACTTTGCAAATGAATCCTTCTTGCTGCAGTTCCCTGAGTTGTAGATACATCATCTGGATTTGGAAGTAGCTGGAGCCCACGAGATCTGATCTCGATTCCAATCTCCTCAAAGTTATTACCATCTCCAGCAACAGTCTCCCGGTTGCTTGTGTTCTCCGTGCTATTAAACAAACCTTGCAAGGATTGTGAAGTAGGCACAACTGAATAGACTCCTGCAGGGCCATGATAAGGAGGCAGACTTGCATTTTCGGTGTTCAACTGAGGCGCTGGATTAGTAGACTGATTAGACGTTCCACATAACCAATCCGAAGATTGCATAGTTGCCGCACTCTGTATTAATGAACACCGTTCTCTGTTGAGCTCTGCTTTCAAGTAATCATTCAGAGAATCTTGTTCAGCATTATCAACAGGAAATAATTCATTATTGATATCACCAAAAAAAGGATAGTCTGTGTAAGGCAACATCGGAGAACTGATGTTTGGAAAATTATCATAGTCTATTGGCTGGCACCCTGGGTCGCATAACTGGTCCAGAACATCTTGCAGATTGTCAAACTGCGATTTTATGTAACATGCTTTGTCTCATAACAAGGGTAAAAATCAAACATAACATATGCACGACTAAAGCTTCAATAGAACTCACCTTCTGTCCGTCTTCAGCCTCTTGATCATGTAGAGCCAAATAGCAGCAACGCTCATCAGGATGTGCAGAGTAATTTGTTGAATGATCAGGCATATCAGCAAGACGTTTATTGCTAGCATCTGGTTGCTTTTCAACAGGATCAGCTAACGATTCAGATTCTTCTGGTACATCTGATTTTGGAGATCCATGGTTCCGTGGAGTTCCAATTTCTTCCGTAGCATATGTTTCCCGTTGGGTATCATCTGGAAAGTATTTGGTATCATCCGGGGAGTATTTATTTGTAGTCGGAGAGAAACCACCTGGCTCCATTTCATCAATATTGGAGCTTGAACAGTTTTCTTCCGGTTTCTTAAATAAGCGATAAAGAACATAACCACCCTGAACAATTgacaaattataaaataaatatccaTGAAACACAGCCATGATACATATTGCAGCCTCGATTACCACATGATATAACTATAATCTGAAATAACTAAATCCAACAGGTCCGCAAAGTTCAGACCACAGTAAAAAGAAAGATAGACCAGCATAATGAAtacaatttccaacatattaatgTGATGTTTAAATTTAACTATCTCAGGAAACTCTATCTCTAGAGTCCAAAAAAGGGAAAGGTCATAGAATTTTAAACAAAATGAATAAAATGCAATTCACaaggtcataatttttttttgctcCTGACAAATTTGATATGTGTCAGTTACAGATATACAATCTCAATGAACTACTTAAGATCCTCATAGCTGCACAATAAAATATCAATCCTATCAGACGAAAAAGGCACACTTGTGGCTTCTCTCATGAATTACTGGGAAATGATGGCCTAAGCGTCAGCACTGCAATGACAAATTTTCACATATAGAACCTCCACCGACCTAAACATCAACCAATACATGGACTGTTAAAGATTTCCACATAGCAATGTTTGTTTGGATTGACAATGACCTACAAGAAACGCTTTATTGGCCCATCTGCGCACTTAAAATTCTATCAAGAAAAAACATGTTATAGCGTGTGACTTGCTAAAACAAAAACATGAATTTCCCATTTACCAGTTGAAAACGAGCAGCAGTTTATATAGATTATCATTTGTGTATGCAGGTTCCACCGCTTAACATTGTCAAGATTCACAAGATTCCTTATTATGTGATGAAGTGCTCTAAATCTAGGTAGCTTGGCGATTAAGAGGTAATCATAAAAACTCTTCTTTCTGAGCATATCAAGAAATCCAGTTCCTACATGCTCGAGCAAATTACACAAGTGAAACCAGATGTGTCAAGGTGAAAAATGGGGAGTCACTAGTGATATATTGAactcaaataatgaaaaaaaaacagAACCTGAATATGCATGTCAACAAAATGTAAACTCAATTAAAAACAAAATACTAGAtttcacaaaagaaaaagaaaagaaaagtaacAGCTTCCATGCCCAACTAGTGTGTATCTTAAATCATCTCCAATTAGCCTACAATCAGCAAATGCTACATGATGGCCTAAGCGTCAGCACCGCAATGACAAATTTTCACATATAGAACCTCCTCCGACCTAAACATCAACCAATACATGGATATTGTTAAAGATTTCCACATAGCAATGTTTGTTTGGATTGACAATGACATACAAGAAAAGCTTTATTGGCCCATCTGCCCACTTCAAATTCTATCAAGAAAAAACATGTTATAGCGTGTGACTCGCTAAAACAAAAACATGAATTTCCCATTTACCAGTTGAAAACGAGCAGCAgtttatatatattatcatttgtTTATGCAGGCTCCACCGCTTAACATTGTCAAGATTCACAAGATTCCTTATTATGTGCTGAAGTGCTCTAAATCTAGGTAGCTTGGCGATTAAGAGGTAATCATAAATACTCTGCTTTCTGAGCATATCAAGAAATCCAGTTCCTACATGCTCGAGCAAATTACACAAGTGAAACCAGATGTGTCAAGGTGAAAAATGGGGAGTCACTAGTGATATATTGAACTCAAATAATGACAAAAAACAGAACCTGAATATGCAAGTCAAACAAAATGTAAACTCAATTAAAAACAAAATACTAGAtttcacaaaagaaaaagaaaagaaaagtaacAACTTCCATGCCCAACTAGTGTGTATCTTAAATTGTCTCCAATTAGCCTACAATCAGCAAATGCTACATGATGGCCTAAGCGTCAGCACCGCAATGACAAATTTTCACATATAGAACCTCCTCCGACCTAAACATCAACCAATACATGGATATTGTTAAAGATTTCCACATAGCAATGTTTGTTTGGATTGACAATGACATACAAGAAAAGCTTTATTGGCCCATCTGCCCACTTCAAATTCTATCAAGAAAAAACATGTTATAGCGTGTGACTCGCTAAAACAAAAACATGAATTTCCCATTTACCAGTTGAAAACGAGCAGCAGTTTATATAGATTATCATTTGTTTATGCAGGCTCCACCGCTTAACATTGTCAAGATTCACAAGATTCCTTATTATGTGCTGAAGTGCTCTAAATCTAGGTAGCTTGGCGATTAAGAGGTAATCATAAATACTCTGCTTTCTGAGCATATCAAGAAATCCAGTTCCTACATGCTCGAGCAAATTACACAAGTGAAACCAGATGTGTCAAGGTGAAAAATGGGGAGTCACTAGTGATATATTGAACTCAAATAATGACAAAAAACAGAACCTGAATATGCACGTCAACAAAATGTAAACTCAATTAAAAACAAAATACTAGAtttcacaaaagaaaaagaaaagaaaagtaacAACTTCCATGCCCAACTAGTGTGTATCTTAAATCGTATCCAATTAGCCTACAATCAGCAAATGCTACATGACATTACACCGCTACTAACAAGGAACACCGCCTCCCAAACAACATTTAATGACGAGCAAAAAGAATAACATGTGGTGCATTAAATAATCCACATTCTTCGTGCATGACATTGTCCATAGGCTTCTTCTTGGAATGATTTCTCTATGTCAGAGGACAAGCATCCTCTTGATTCCATGCACAAGTCAGAATCATTTAAATCTGACATCCATTGTCAGGAATCAACGCTTTATTCAAGGGATACTCGAATAAATCAGGAAAAGCAGCACCTTTCCAGCACGTTTCTTTTCCCAGACAAATCATATAAAATAAGCAGCGGCCATATGCCAAGGGAGAACTGAGGGCAGAGCTCCGGACCTGATCACCGGCCTCGAATTCCGGCTCGGTGGTGCGGTACTCGTGCATGATCCAGTTGGTGCGCACGCCGTTGGGAGCGCGGCCGCGATGGAAGACGAGGGTCTTCTTCATGCCGatgggggcggcggcggcggctgcggtGGCCTTGGACCGGATGACGCGGTCCTTCCCCGTCGCCTTCCAGTACCCAGCCTCGGTGGCCCGCTTGGACCGGAGCCCATTCGGGTACTTCCTGTCCCTGGGCGCAAAGAAGAACCACTCGGGATCGTCCGACTCGATCAAGGACTTACCTGCACACCACGAAACGCATCAAGTTCGAATCTTCAGAACAAATTCCAGTACCCGCGACCGAGTTGGAGCCAAAATCCGGCAGTACCTGGGAGATCCCAGGGTTCGCACTTGCAGACGTCGATCTCGGGGATGACATCGTCGTGGGGCTTGATCCGGCCAGTGTTCTTACCCCTGAGGTAGTGGCTGACGAGCTCCGCATCCGTGGGGTGGAAACGGAACCCCACCGGCAGCTTCCCCGGGCGAATCATCGGCTACCACCACCACAAGTCGAAGCTACGGAACCCTACCTCGAGCCGTCCAAATCCCCACCTGCTCTCTACCACAACTAAATCCACCCAGAAGTGACGTCAATCGGAAATATCAAGAACCCTATAAGGATTCCGAAGCATTCGATCGCTATAAGAACATCTCCACAACAAGCTTTGTGGCTTTGGGGCTTAATGAAGAAGAAGGATAAGAAAACACAAGAGGGGGAAGCTTCTCGCGGAAGACAAAGAGAAGACCGTACGGAGcgaggagagagagggagagaaagagGAGCGCGCGCATGACGTGTAAAAAGCCGCGTACCTCCGACGACAAAATTACGATGTGACACCGTATTTTGTCCTGTAACGGGATCGACGTGGGATGGGCCATTACGTAATTCCACCGACCATGTAAAACAGGTCCGCTTATTGAGCCCTATCGACCGTCCGACCCGGATCCAACGGTAGATGGGCCACTATAAGGTTCTTCCGACCACATTGACTTTGTTTGTGATCACGAGTCGGATCCTGTAAACGCCTTGGTGGGCTTTCGGTTCAGCCCAACAGTGGGCAAGACTGACGTATGGGGACTGCGGTCCCATGGCACGCACCGAAGGTTCCACCCTGTCTCCGATCCAATCAGCCtcaaagaaaatataaatcaataaataaaataataacttgTGAGGTGGCAAAAGTGGTGATTAAAAAAgggttttaataaaataataaaaggcGACTTTTCTTCTAATTAGACATTCCGCCAACTTTTGATATTATATTCATGTGCGCATGTAGGAGTGACGTGGAGAAGACGGCTCAATCGAGCGCTCGCGGAAAGCCAAGCGTGCGTCAGATTGCAGAGATACGCATGAGAAAGAACAGCACGATTGGCACTGACTTGATGTCATTATTTGACCCAAAATATCGCAGATTTTGACATATTTAATTTTACAGTAACAACATTGTCATAATTGACCATCGAACTGACTACTACTTATCCCCGACGCttgaatctttctttcttttagcTATCTCAATCGACTCCTGCCATGTGCCTCCTTGTTTGGGTCCATCATGCCTATCTTGCTGCAGCTCTCACTGTGTCCTGTTGTCCTCTCATTCACGACGTCGTCTCTTTCCATCACGACACGTTATGAGATATGCACCTCAGTTGCGATGTGTCGGGATATCATATCCTTCTGCTCGGACGAGTTGGGCGGAATACTCTGGGCGTTGTTGAACACGTCATACGGATCGACGGCCGTCTTGGCGCGCACCAACCTGTCGTAGTTTGCCAGGAAGTACTTCTCGCCCCACGACCTCGCATCAGCCGTCCGATCGTTGAGATCGCCCATCCCGACCGTCCATCTGTTGGTCCCCAGATCCAGGTCCAAGTAGTTCACGTACGCCGCCCTCGGGCCCTTGGACACGTAATCCCCCATGTGGTTGTAGTACCCGCGGATCCACTCCAGGTGCTGCTCGCTGCTCGCCTCCTCCTCTGATGTCCACTCGATCATGTATTGGATCAAGTAATGATTCCCGCTCCGGTGTGGGAACGGTATATGATCGCTCCGGATCCTGGCCATGGCCCCGCCGTACGGGTCCATGATAAGGTACGCTTTCGGCTCCTGCGACAGCAAGTCGAAGGCTCGGGTGAGATTCGATTTGCTTATCGGGATCCGCACGAAGTCGGATTTGGCCTTGAAGGATTTCTTCCCGCGGAGGATCCGATCCTTGAGATCCGAAACCGTGCTCCCGTTGGGGAGTCCGGAGAAGAACAATACCGACTCGATCCAACTCGTCTCGTGGCAGTCCGCGTCGACGAGTCCTAACTCGGGGAAGGACCGTGCCATGATTGAGACCGCTTCCGATTTCGGGCCGAGGTAGAAGCCCTTGAAGGTGGCCGACATCTCGACGCGGTCCAGCTCGGGGAGCCCTGCGCCGACGAAGGCGGAAAGGTAGAACTCGTCGGGGAGGCTCGGCGCGACGAGCT
It encodes the following:
- the LOC103970661 gene encoding uncharacterized protein LOC103970661 isoform X1, producing MIRPGKLPVGFRFHPTDAELVSHYLRGKNTGRIKPHDDVIPEIDVCKCEPWDLPGKSLIESDDPEWFFFAPRDRKYPNGLRSKRATEAGYWKATGKDRVIRSKATAAAAAAPIGMKKTLVFHRGRAPNGVRTNWIMHEYRTTEPEFEAGDQGGYVLYRLFKKPEENCSSSNIDEMEPGGFSPTTNKYSPDDTKYFPDDTQRETYATEEIGTPRNHGSPKSDVPEESESLADPVEKQPDASNKRLADMPDHSTNYSAHPDERCCYLALHDQEAEDGQKFDNLQDVLDQLCDPGCQPIDYDNFPNISSPMLPYTDYPFFGDINNELFPVDNAEQDSLNDYLKAELNRERCSLIQSAATMQSSDWLCGTSNQSTNPAPQLNTENASLPPYHGPAGVYSVVPTSQSLQGLFNSTENTSNRETVAGDGNNFEEIGIEIRSRGLQLLPNPDDVSTTQGTAARRIHLQSPVANMPLPSFDGEFNISKCDHKNREATLKELQVLCSDSRKESALVKYKMHNMGRGTNIGTRQVHHPPIANKSAKMGTAARGIRLRRGCKVKLLFSTKHKSSSCESHKHMVAIMKTTDHFLQAVVHAINVTAEVRKILGSTLLDKLDKLLVHDRTPPDSSDAYELSKPVLRKRTKPTIGHENTSKGFPAWPKPPRGHPVDRSLPWPVYVGHFVDHIKLAVSMALFYLGLSSSCEDYFVYPLQLAVSMALFYLGLSSSYEDYFIFPLQLADLPSSLPLLLTPPSVIKASLPVVRFSSLGTSSLQGGDDAICAVCLGRLEARHEVRELGNCPHVFHKRCIDKWVDIGQVTCPLCRAQLLPMGRDEEDRWIGC
- the LOC103970661 gene encoding uncharacterized protein LOC103970661 isoform X2; translated protein: MIRPGKLPVGFRFHPTDAELVSHYLRGKNTGRIKPHDDVIPEIDVCKCEPWDLPGKSLIESDDPEWFFFAPRDRKYPNGLRSKRATEAGYWKATGKDRVIRSKATAAAAAAPIGMKKTLVFHRGRAPNGVRTNWIMHEYRTTEPEFEAGDQGGYVLYRLFKKPEENCSSSNIDEMEPGGFSPTTNKYSPDDTKYFPDDTQRETYATEEIGTPRNHGSPKSDVPEESESLADPVEKQPDASNKRLADMPDHSTNYSAHPDERCCYLALHDQEAEDGQKFDNLQDVLDQLCDPGCQPIDYDNFPNISSPMLPYTDYPFFGDINNELFPVDNAEQDSLNDYLKAELNRERCSLIQSAATMQSSDWLCGTSNQSTNPAPQLNTENASLPPYHGPAGVYSVVPTSQSLQGLFNSTENTSNRETVAGDGNNFEEIGIEIRSRGLQLLPNPDDVSTTQGTAARRIHLQSPVANMPLPSFDGEFNISKCDHKNREATLKELQVLCSDSRKESALVKYKMHNMGRGTNIGTRQVHHPPIANKSAKMGTAARGIRLRRGCKVKLLFSTKHKSSSCESHKHMVAIMKAVVHAINVTAEVRKILGSTLLDKLDKLLVHDRTPPDSSDAYELSKPVLRKRTKPTIGHENTSKGFPAWPKPPRGHPVDRSLPWPVYVGHFVDHIKLAVSMALFYLGLSSSCEDYFVYPLQLAVSMALFYLGLSSSYEDYFIFPLQLADLPSSLPLLLTPPSVIKASLPVVRFSSLGTSSLQGGDDAICAVCLGRLEARHEVRELGNCPHVFHKRCIDKWVDIGQVTCPLCRAQLLPMGRDEEDRWIGC